A genomic segment from Taeniopygia guttata chromosome 36, bTaeGut7.mat, whole genome shotgun sequence encodes:
- the METTL3 gene encoding N(6)-adenosine-methyltransferase catalytic subunit METTL3 isoform X2: MPRPGGRGLARPRPRLRPLPLRGSRGGPGGAPGAGPGAGAAPPAAPVRPGHAPARRRRRHPRGHRRGRRSGDAAGCGEPPAQIRGAGTHRAAPGAAARRPRPRHLRRPLQTGRHGGGGGGIGASARGGTGCRRRRGREGGGQAVPEDGGVGGVGRGSGDREPAESAVHQGAAEQEGEPGDPGAAEHHDGQGAVHRGEVPVAGPRAGAGVLRPRHHRGVRQGLGRGAALPPPALPPHHQQAHGRVPGRLFLPQHLFPHGHLQWICCDIRYLDVSILGKFAVVMADPPWDIHMELPYGTLTDDEMRRLNIPVLQDEGFLFLWVTGRAMELGRECLNLWGYERVDEIIWVKTNQLQRIIRTGRTGHWLNHGKEHCLVGVKGNPQGFNRGLDCDVIVAEVRSTSHKPDEIYGMIERLSPGTRKIELFGRPHNVQPNWITLGNQLDGIHLLDPDVVARFKQHYPDGVIAKPKNL; this comes from the exons ATGCCCCGCCCAGGGGGGCGTGGCCTCgctcggccccgcccccggctccgccccctccccctccgggggtcccgagggggtcccgggggagcccCCGGAGCCGGACCCGGCGCTGGAGCGGCGCCTCCTGCTGCACCTGTCCGACCTGGCCACGCCCCTGCCCGCCGACGCCGCCGCCATCCGCGGGGCCATCGCCGGG GACGACGCTCAGGTGACGCTGCGGGCTGTGGAGAGCCTCCTGCACAAATTCGCGGCGCAGGAACTCATCGAGCTGCGCCGGGGGCTGCTGCACGACGGCCCCGCCCTCGTCACCTGCGCCGACCACTCCAAACTGGCcgccatggcggcggcggcggcggcatcGGGGCGTCGGCGCGAGGCGGAACCGGTTGCCGGCGGCGccggggaagggaaggaggcgGCCAAGCGGTGCCGGAGGACGGCGGCGTCGGCGGCGTCGGACGTGGATCTGGAGATCGAGAGCCTGCTGAGTCAGCAGTCCaccaaggagcagcagagcaagAAG GTGAGCCAGGagatcctggagctgctgaacaCCACGACGGCCAAGGAGCAGTCCATCGTGGAGAAGTTCCGGTCGCGGGGCCGCGCGCAGGTGCAGGAGTTCTGCGACCACGGCACCACCGAGGAGTGCGTCAAGGCCTCGGGCGGGGAGCGGCCCTGCCGCCGCCTGCACTTCCG CCGCATCATCAACAAGCACACGGACGAGTCCCTGGGCGACTGTTCCTTCCTCAACACCTGTTTCCACATGGACACCTGCAA TGGATCTGCTGCGACATCCGCTACCTGGACGTGTCCATCCTGGGAAAATTCGCCGTGGTGATGGCGGACCCGCCCTGGGACATCCACATGGAGCTGCCCTACGGGACGCTGACGGACGACGAGATGCGGCGCCTCAACATCCCCGTGCTGCAGGACGAGGGGTTCCTCTTCCTCTGGGTCACCGGCAG GGCCATGGAGCTGGGCCGCGAGTGCCTCAACCTCTGGGG GTACGAGCGCGTGGATGAAATAATTTGGGTGAAGACGAATCAGCTGCAGCGAATCATCCGCACGGGCCGGACGGGGCATTGGCTGAACCACGGCAAGGAGCATTGCCTG GTGGGGGTGAAGGGGAACCCCCAAGGCTTCAACCGGGGCCTGGATTGTGACGTCATCGTGGCCGag GTGCGCTCCACCAGCCACAAACCCGACGAGATTTACGGGATGATCGAGCGGCTGTCGCCGGGCACGCGGAAAATCGAACTTTTCGGCCGTCCCCACAATGTTCAGCCCAACTG gatcACGCTGGGGAACCAGCTGGACGGGATCCACCTGCTGGACCCCGACGTGGTGGCGCGGTTCAAGCAGCACTACCCCGACGGCGTCATCGCCAAGCCCAAGAACCTCTGA
- the METTL3 gene encoding N(6)-adenosine-methyltransferase catalytic subunit METTL3 isoform X1, with product MSDTWSSIQAHKKQLDSLRERLRRRRKRDPLGAADPCHDLSLATPPRTSSPAPSGPAPPCPAQGGVASLGPAPGSAPSPSGGPEGVPGEPPEPDPALERRLLLHLSDLATPLPADAAAIRGAIAGDDAQVTLRAVESLLHKFAAQELIELRRGLLHDGPALVTCADHSKLAAMAAAAAASGRRREAEPVAGGAGEGKEAAKRCRRTAASAASDVDLEIESLLSQQSTKEQQSKKVSQEILELLNTTTAKEQSIVEKFRSRGRAQVQEFCDHGTTEECVKASGGERPCRRLHFRRIINKHTDESLGDCSFLNTCFHMDTCKYVHYEIDTCAATPPRGPAPPRPRPPAATPPAPPRGAPPDAGADRLFPPQWICCDIRYLDVSILGKFAVVMADPPWDIHMELPYGTLTDDEMRRLNIPVLQDEGFLFLWVTGRAMELGRECLNLWGYERVDEIIWVKTNQLQRIIRTGRTGHWLNHGKEHCLVGVKGNPQGFNRGLDCDVIVAEVRSTSHKPDEIYGMIERLSPGTRKIELFGRPHNVQPNWITLGNQLDGIHLLDPDVVARFKQHYPDGVIAKPKNL from the exons ATGTCGGACACGTGGAGCTCGATCCAGGCGCACAAGAAGCAGCTGGACTCGCTGCGGGAGCGGCTGCGGCGCCGCCGGAAGCGGGACCCGCTGGGAGCCGCCG ACCCCTGCCATGACCTCTCCCTGGCCACGCCCCCCCGCACCTCCAGCCCCGCCCCctcgggccccgccccgccATGCCCCGCCCAGGGGGGCGTGGCCTCgctcggccccgcccccggctccgccccctccccctccgggggtcccgagggggtcccgggggagcccCCGGAGCCGGACCCGGCGCTGGAGCGGCGCCTCCTGCTGCACCTGTCCGACCTGGCCACGCCCCTGCCCGCCGACGCCGCCGCCATCCGCGGGGCCATCGCCGGG GACGACGCTCAGGTGACGCTGCGGGCTGTGGAGAGCCTCCTGCACAAATTCGCGGCGCAGGAACTCATCGAGCTGCGCCGGGGGCTGCTGCACGACGGCCCCGCCCTCGTCACCTGCGCCGACCACTCCAAACTGGCcgccatggcggcggcggcggcggcatcGGGGCGTCGGCGCGAGGCGGAACCGGTTGCCGGCGGCGccggggaagggaaggaggcgGCCAAGCGGTGCCGGAGGACGGCGGCGTCGGCGGCGTCGGACGTGGATCTGGAGATCGAGAGCCTGCTGAGTCAGCAGTCCaccaaggagcagcagagcaagAAG GTGAGCCAGGagatcctggagctgctgaacaCCACGACGGCCAAGGAGCAGTCCATCGTGGAGAAGTTCCGGTCGCGGGGCCGCGCGCAGGTGCAGGAGTTCTGCGACCACGGCACCACCGAGGAGTGCGTCAAGGCCTCGGGCGGGGAGCGGCCCTGCCGCCGCCTGCACTTCCG CCGCATCATCAACAAGCACACGGACGAGTCCCTGGGCGACTGTTCCTTCCTCAACACCTGTTTCCACATGGACACCTGCAAGTACGTCCACTACGAGATCGACACCTGCGCGGCCACGcccccccgcggccccgcccccccgcgGCCACGCCCACCCGCGGCcacgccccccgccccgccccgcggcgcCCCGCCCGACGCCGGCGCCGACCGCCTCTTCCCGCCACAG TGGATCTGCTGCGACATCCGCTACCTGGACGTGTCCATCCTGGGAAAATTCGCCGTGGTGATGGCGGACCCGCCCTGGGACATCCACATGGAGCTGCCCTACGGGACGCTGACGGACGACGAGATGCGGCGCCTCAACATCCCCGTGCTGCAGGACGAGGGGTTCCTCTTCCTCTGGGTCACCGGCAG GGCCATGGAGCTGGGCCGCGAGTGCCTCAACCTCTGGGG GTACGAGCGCGTGGATGAAATAATTTGGGTGAAGACGAATCAGCTGCAGCGAATCATCCGCACGGGCCGGACGGGGCATTGGCTGAACCACGGCAAGGAGCATTGCCTG GTGGGGGTGAAGGGGAACCCCCAAGGCTTCAACCGGGGCCTGGATTGTGACGTCATCGTGGCCGag GTGCGCTCCACCAGCCACAAACCCGACGAGATTTACGGGATGATCGAGCGGCTGTCGCCGGGCACGCGGAAAATCGAACTTTTCGGCCGTCCCCACAATGTTCAGCCCAACTG gatcACGCTGGGGAACCAGCTGGACGGGATCCACCTGCTGGACCCCGACGTGGTGGCGCGGTTCAAGCAGCACTACCCCGACGGCGTCATCGCCAAGCCCAAGAACCTCTGA
- the METTL3 gene encoding N(6)-adenosine-methyltransferase catalytic subunit METTL3 isoform X3 — protein MPRPGGRGLARPRPRLRPLPLRGSRGGPGGAPGAGPGAGAAPPAAPVRPGHAPARRRRRHPRGHRRGRRSGDAAGCGEPPAQIRGAGTHRAAPGAAARRPRPRHLRRPLQTGRHGGGGGGIGASARGGTGCRRRRGREGGGQAVPEDGGVGGVGRGSGDREPAESAVHQGAAEQEGEPGDPGAAEHHDGQGAVHRGEVPVAGPRAGAGVLRPRHHRGVRQGLGRGAALPPPALPPHHQQAHGRVPGRLFLPQHLFPHGHLQVRPLRDRHLRGHAPPRPRPPAATPTRGHAPRPAPRRPARRRRRPPLPATVDLLRHPLPGRVHPGKIRRGDGGPALGHPHGAALRDADGRRDAAPQHPRAAGRGVPLPLGHRQVGVKGNPQGFNRGLDCDVIVAEVRSTSHKPDEIYGMIERLSPGTRKIELFGRPHNVQPNWITLGNQLDGIHLLDPDVVARFKQHYPDGVIAKPKNL, from the exons ATGCCCCGCCCAGGGGGGCGTGGCCTCgctcggccccgcccccggctccgccccctccccctccgggggtcccgagggggtcccgggggagcccCCGGAGCCGGACCCGGCGCTGGAGCGGCGCCTCCTGCTGCACCTGTCCGACCTGGCCACGCCCCTGCCCGCCGACGCCGCCGCCATCCGCGGGGCCATCGCCGGG GACGACGCTCAGGTGACGCTGCGGGCTGTGGAGAGCCTCCTGCACAAATTCGCGGCGCAGGAACTCATCGAGCTGCGCCGGGGGCTGCTGCACGACGGCCCCGCCCTCGTCACCTGCGCCGACCACTCCAAACTGGCcgccatggcggcggcggcggcggcatcGGGGCGTCGGCGCGAGGCGGAACCGGTTGCCGGCGGCGccggggaagggaaggaggcgGCCAAGCGGTGCCGGAGGACGGCGGCGTCGGCGGCGTCGGACGTGGATCTGGAGATCGAGAGCCTGCTGAGTCAGCAGTCCaccaaggagcagcagagcaagAAG GTGAGCCAGGagatcctggagctgctgaacaCCACGACGGCCAAGGAGCAGTCCATCGTGGAGAAGTTCCGGTCGCGGGGCCGCGCGCAGGTGCAGGAGTTCTGCGACCACGGCACCACCGAGGAGTGCGTCAAGGCCTCGGGCGGGGAGCGGCCCTGCCGCCGCCTGCACTTCCG CCGCATCATCAACAAGCACACGGACGAGTCCCTGGGCGACTGTTCCTTCCTCAACACCTGTTTCCACATGGACACCTGCAAGTACGTCCACTACGAGATCGACACCTGCGCGGCCACGcccccccgcggccccgcccccccgcgGCCACGCCCACCCGCGGCcacgccccccgccccgccccgcggcgcCCCGCCCGACGCCGGCGCCGACCGCCTCTTCCCGCCACAG TGGATCTGCTGCGACATCCGCTACCTGGACGTGTCCATCCTGGGAAAATTCGCCGTGGTGATGGCGGACCCGCCCTGGGACATCCACATGGAGCTGCCCTACGGGACGCTGACGGACGACGAGATGCGGCGCCTCAACATCCCCGTGCTGCAGGACGAGGGGTTCCTCTTCCTCTGGGTCACCGGCAG GTGGGGGTGAAGGGGAACCCCCAAGGCTTCAACCGGGGCCTGGATTGTGACGTCATCGTGGCCGag GTGCGCTCCACCAGCCACAAACCCGACGAGATTTACGGGATGATCGAGCGGCTGTCGCCGGGCACGCGGAAAATCGAACTTTTCGGCCGTCCCCACAATGTTCAGCCCAACTG gatcACGCTGGGGAACCAGCTGGACGGGATCCACCTGCTGGACCCCGACGTGGTGGCGCGGTTCAAGCAGCACTACCCCGACGGCGTCATCGCCAAGCCCAAGAACCTCTGA